From the genome of Muricauda sp. SCSIO 64092, one region includes:
- a CDS encoding sulfatase-like hydrolase/transferase produces MFRIFLSYLFLASFVLGCSQAEKERPMPPNVVFIFLDDLGYGDLSCYGNDKIVTPNFDALAKNGIKFTQFYSNAPVCSPSRVAFITGQYPFRRRIHGVVGSTKNNKARRQANFLDTIGPLLPKMLKNNGYATAHFGKWHMGGGRDIGNVPYPTDYGYDQSLVGFEGIGDRILDLEDHALSNRSAKLGKGRIARIPKRDITRIYVDSALSFIKRNKDRPFYVNIFPGDVHDPFKPTESEIKGFRPIARDEEEAKFFAVLKETDKQVGRFVQGLESMGLIDDTIIIMSSDNGPTDWPRYYKHNGQPPSSQGNLRGRKWSLYEGGIRVPLLVQWKGHLPENSVDSTTVGAVMDLFPTIMNLTDSNFKEVAPNLDGIPLDGAIYGTSQSRKEPIFWYFPNQPVPGNPEFMTPKLAMRYADWKFLVNEDGTGAELYNLKHDPKESSNIAQDHMERVEIFTKEILDWYEQTVVFVN; encoded by the coding sequence ATGTTTAGAATCTTCCTATCATACCTCTTTTTGGCCAGCTTTGTTTTAGGTTGTTCCCAAGCAGAAAAGGAAAGGCCTATGCCACCCAACGTGGTCTTCATTTTTCTTGACGATCTGGGTTATGGGGACTTAAGTTGCTATGGCAATGATAAAATCGTTACTCCAAATTTTGATGCCCTCGCCAAAAATGGTATAAAGTTCACCCAGTTTTATAGCAACGCGCCCGTTTGTTCACCATCGCGAGTGGCATTTATCACTGGTCAGTATCCTTTCAGAAGGCGAATCCATGGGGTTGTTGGTAGTACAAAAAACAATAAAGCAAGAAGGCAGGCCAATTTTTTGGATACCATAGGACCCTTGTTGCCAAAAATGTTGAAAAATAATGGATATGCAACGGCACATTTTGGGAAATGGCATATGGGCGGAGGGCGAGATATTGGCAATGTCCCCTACCCTACTGATTATGGCTATGACCAGAGCCTTGTTGGTTTTGAAGGCATAGGCGACCGAATACTTGATTTAGAGGACCATGCCCTAAGCAATAGGAGTGCCAAATTGGGAAAGGGCAGGATTGCCAGGATACCCAAAAGGGATATTACACGAATTTATGTTGATAGCGCGCTCTCGTTCATAAAACGAAACAAGGATCGACCCTTCTATGTCAATATCTTTCCCGGTGATGTCCATGACCCTTTTAAACCAACGGAATCTGAAATTAAAGGGTTTAGGCCTATCGCGAGGGATGAGGAAGAAGCCAAATTTTTTGCTGTGCTCAAAGAAACTGATAAGCAGGTGGGCAGGTTTGTTCAGGGCCTGGAGTCCATGGGGCTGATTGATGATACCATTATTATCATGTCAAGCGATAATGGGCCTACCGATTGGCCGCGATATTATAAACACAACGGACAACCCCCATCAAGCCAAGGAAATTTACGGGGTAGAAAATGGAGCCTATATGAAGGAGGGATTCGGGTACCCTTACTAGTACAGTGGAAAGGGCATCTCCCTGAAAATTCTGTGGACAGTACCACGGTTGGAGCTGTAATGGACTTGTTTCCCACGATAATGAACCTTACCGATTCCAATTTCAAAGAGGTTGCACCCAATCTTGATGGTATTCCATTGGATGGAGCAATTTATGGGACATCACAATCAAGAAAAGAACCCATATTCTGGTACTTCCCCAACCAGCCTGTTCCCGGCAATCCCGAATTTATGACTCCCAAATTGGCCATGCGATATGCAGATTGGAAGTTTTTGGTCAATGAAGACGGGACCGGTGCAGAACTGTACAATTTAAAACACGATCCAAAAGAAAGTAGTAACATAGCACAGGACCATATGGAACGTGTCGAAATTTTTACCAAGGAAATCTTGGATTGGTATGAGCAGACTGTGGTATTCGTAAATTAA
- a CDS encoding glycoside hydrolase family 2 protein codes for MKENLVFTILGLFMTAMVGQVTPHRTALVTQWAKKIDENSVWNEYPRPQLEREDWQNLNGPWDFHLGKRTEGRPQNFSRTILVPFAVESKLSGIQETVLPQHRLWYSKDFELKDSFAGKDIILHFEAVDYEAMVWVNNVIVGSHKGGYDRFSFDITPYLKKGKNTITVAVDDPSNFGSQARGKQQLPSQGIWYTPVSGIWQTVWLEGVSTKAWIKEVKITPDIDNGTVSIVPMLNKPSPEKFQVRIKASSQGKLVANTEIAAEELATLSIEDAKLWAPDSPFLYDLDLVLIDEKGRVLDEIKSYFGMRKISLGDHKGGKYLFLNNQPLFQYGTLDQGWWPDGLHTPPSDEAMRWDIEMTKKMGFNTIRKHIKVEPDRWYYHCDRLGMLVWQDMPSGMMVVPNPEPEKRPIHLQHAKKGAPDLHLTIETKMQYEHEMKQMIYEHYNYPSIVMWVPFNEGWGQYDTCRIADMVKALDGSRLINAVSGWSLRPCGEIYDIHSYQKEVKIPSISKDMASVIGEYGGIGFPVDGHLWKPGFKNWGYQTYDSEGKLLENYRLKFDQIVKMKEENGLSAAIYTQTTDVEGEVNGLITYDRKVVKMPVETLAKMHEVLYKK; via the coding sequence ATGAAGGAAAATTTAGTTTTTACAATATTGGGCCTTTTTATGACCGCAATGGTAGGTCAGGTAACTCCACATAGAACCGCCCTTGTGACGCAATGGGCAAAAAAAATTGACGAAAATTCGGTTTGGAATGAATACCCCAGGCCACAATTGGAACGTGAAGACTGGCAAAATTTGAATGGACCATGGGATTTTCACCTTGGCAAACGAACCGAGGGAAGACCTCAAAATTTTTCAAGAACGATTTTGGTACCCTTTGCGGTGGAATCAAAACTATCCGGCATTCAAGAAACGGTACTCCCTCAACATCGACTTTGGTACAGCAAGGATTTTGAGCTGAAGGACAGCTTTGCTGGAAAAGATATTATCCTTCATTTTGAAGCTGTTGATTATGAAGCAATGGTATGGGTCAACAATGTCATTGTGGGAAGCCATAAAGGCGGATATGATAGGTTTTCATTTGATATCACGCCGTATTTGAAGAAAGGGAAGAATACCATTACGGTCGCTGTTGATGACCCAAGTAATTTTGGTTCACAAGCCAGGGGAAAACAACAGTTGCCCTCACAGGGGATTTGGTATACCCCGGTGAGTGGTATTTGGCAAACGGTTTGGTTGGAAGGGGTCTCCACAAAAGCTTGGATCAAGGAGGTGAAGATAACTCCTGATATCGACAATGGAACCGTTTCCATAGTGCCCATGCTGAACAAACCCTCCCCTGAAAAATTCCAGGTCAGGATCAAAGCCTCTTCTCAGGGTAAGTTGGTTGCCAATACAGAAATTGCTGCCGAAGAACTGGCAACCCTTTCCATTGAAGACGCCAAGCTTTGGGCTCCCGACTCCCCTTTTCTTTACGATCTTGATTTGGTTTTAATCGATGAAAAAGGCCGAGTTTTGGACGAGATCAAAAGCTATTTTGGAATGCGAAAAATCAGTTTGGGTGACCATAAAGGAGGTAAATACCTGTTTTTGAACAATCAACCACTTTTCCAGTATGGAACCTTAGATCAAGGCTGGTGGCCTGATGGATTGCACACGCCGCCCAGCGATGAAGCTATGCGATGGGATATTGAAATGACAAAAAAAATGGGGTTCAATACCATTCGCAAGCACATAAAAGTAGAACCGGACCGCTGGTATTACCATTGCGACCGATTGGGGATGTTGGTTTGGCAAGATATGCCGTCGGGTATGATGGTAGTGCCAAATCCTGAACCGGAAAAGCGACCCATTCATTTACAACACGCAAAAAAAGGCGCTCCCGATCTACACCTGACCATCGAAACCAAAATGCAGTACGAGCATGAGATGAAACAGATGATTTATGAACATTACAATTACCCTAGCATTGTAATGTGGGTTCCCTTCAACGAAGGTTGGGGGCAGTACGATACCTGTAGGATTGCGGATATGGTCAAAGCCCTGGATGGCTCTCGTTTAATTAACGCTGTAAGCGGTTGGTCGTTACGGCCCTGTGGGGAAATATATGACATCCATTCCTATCAAAAGGAAGTGAAGATTCCTTCCATTTCAAAGGATATGGCATCGGTCATTGGGGAGTACGGGGGCATCGGTTTTCCCGTAGATGGACATCTGTGGAAGCCAGGATTTAAAAATTGGGGATATCAGACCTATGATTCCGAAGGGAAGCTACTCGAAAATTACAGGTTGAAATTCGACCAAATCGTAAAAATGAAGGAAGAAAATGGACTCTCAGCGGCAATTTACACGCAGACCACGGATGTTGAGGGTGAGGTAAACGGATTGATTACCTACGATAGGAAGGTTGTCAAAATGCCTGTGGAAACCTTGGCAAAAATGCATGAAGTACTCTATAAAAAATAA